The proteins below come from a single Microbacterium sp. SLBN-154 genomic window:
- a CDS encoding LacI family DNA-binding transcriptional regulator encodes MYEPDTDATTRSEPANAWATIADVAQLAGTSTSSASRALSGRGYVSSALRQRIMDAAKELNYIANEPARALKGVPQSVIGVVVTDLRDSFYADLTSGVMSATRAKPVIPIVLELGRNESPESLVTKLVSMRIGGAVITPNSPQLGLRLTDSRVPVVEVDRRFSRGRSDGVVVDNISAGLTVMKHLVRYGHRRIALVVDELEWSTGRDRLSAYRQSLAENQLPDRTDWVIEVSPEDHTGVARRMRQLMEGDSPPTAIIAANSSTAESVLRAARQIDLRIPDDVSLAAFDDAPWMTLTSPMITTINQHPQLLGRMAVELLLRRIAEPDAPFQTIVADAELIERGSVVAPR; translated from the coding sequence ATGTACGAACCAGACACAGACGCGACCACGAGATCCGAACCGGCTAACGCCTGGGCAACGATCGCCGATGTGGCTCAACTGGCGGGCACGTCCACCTCATCCGCGTCGCGCGCGCTTAGCGGTAGGGGATATGTCAGCTCGGCGTTGCGACAGCGGATAATGGATGCCGCAAAGGAGCTCAACTACATTGCGAACGAACCAGCGCGAGCGCTGAAAGGGGTTCCGCAGAGTGTCATTGGCGTGGTGGTCACCGACCTCAGGGATTCCTTCTACGCGGATCTGACGTCGGGCGTGATGTCAGCGACTCGGGCCAAGCCGGTCATCCCCATCGTGCTCGAGCTTGGTAGGAACGAAAGCCCGGAATCGTTAGTGACGAAGCTGGTGTCGATGCGGATTGGTGGAGCTGTGATAACGCCAAACTCGCCACAGCTTGGATTGCGGTTGACTGACAGCCGCGTGCCCGTAGTTGAAGTGGATCGGCGGTTCTCGCGTGGCCGATCGGACGGCGTCGTCGTCGACAACATCTCCGCGGGGCTGACGGTGATGAAGCACCTTGTCAGGTACGGCCACCGCCGCATCGCCCTAGTTGTCGACGAACTCGAGTGGAGTACCGGCCGCGACCGCCTAAGCGCGTACCGCCAGTCCCTCGCAGAAAACCAGTTGCCGGACCGCACTGACTGGGTGATCGAAGTCAGTCCGGAAGATCACACGGGGGTCGCGCGCAGAATGCGTCAGCTCATGGAAGGCGATAGCCCGCCTACAGCAATAATCGCTGCCAACAGCTCAACCGCTGAGAGCGTGCTTCGCGCTGCGAGACAGATCGATCTCCGGATACCCGACGATGTCAGTCTGGCCGCATTCGACGACGCGCCGTGGATGACTTTGACTTCGCCCATGATCACAACGATCAACCAGCATCCACAGCTCCTCGGGAGAATGGCCGTTGAGTTGCTGCTCCGGCGCATCGCAGAGCCCGACGCGCCGTTCCAGACGATCGTCGCCGACGCCGAGCTGATCGAACGCGGCTCTGTCGTCGCCCCACGCTAA
- a CDS encoding amidohydrolase family protein: protein MRVDSHIHVWGQELLEVRWLNSQRNRLIRRAISVEEASQVARRRGVESFVAVTADESLSGTRRLLARCARNDFTGAVVGWVDLKSPIAGNELDTLLASDGGELFRGVRLVALDPGVLEDPSGHRGLEALQRRGLLLDVLVNADGLDPLARLISRYPALTVILDHVGAASGSLGQDQWVSGMRLLAMQSNVNVKVSGVALARGLLDRQLNYLRDLFGTDRLMAGSDWPMSTVEARDPWRELERLSSDWDSIDQSNLFGATAHRVFRIQSAEVLRRS, encoded by the coding sequence GTGCGCGTCGACTCGCACATCCATGTCTGGGGCCAGGAGCTCCTTGAGGTCCGCTGGCTCAATTCACAACGAAACCGCCTCATCCGGCGGGCCATCAGCGTGGAGGAGGCATCCCAGGTGGCAAGGAGACGCGGCGTTGAGTCATTTGTCGCCGTGACCGCGGACGAAAGCCTCAGCGGAACTCGTCGCCTCCTTGCGCGCTGCGCTCGAAACGACTTCACAGGGGCGGTGGTTGGCTGGGTGGACCTGAAGTCACCGATCGCCGGCAACGAGCTGGACACGCTACTTGCCTCCGACGGGGGTGAGTTGTTTCGCGGAGTCCGGTTGGTCGCACTCGATCCGGGGGTCCTTGAGGATCCCTCGGGCCACCGCGGGCTCGAGGCTCTCCAACGGCGTGGTCTGCTCCTCGATGTCCTCGTCAATGCCGACGGACTGGATCCGCTTGCTCGACTAATCAGCCGTTATCCGGCTCTCACGGTCATCCTGGATCACGTCGGTGCCGCTTCCGGCAGCCTGGGACAGGATCAATGGGTGAGCGGGATGCGACTGCTCGCTATGCAGAGCAACGTCAACGTGAAGGTTTCCGGCGTCGCCCTCGCGCGGGGCCTGCTAGACCGGCAGCTGAACTACCTCCGCGACCTCTTCGGGACGGACAGGTTGATGGCGGGATCAGACTGGCCGATGAGCACTGTGGAAGCCCGCGACCCGTGGCGTGAACTCGAGCGCCTTTCTTCGGACTGGGACTCCATTGACCAGAGCAACCTGTTCGGGGCCACGGCGCATCGTGTCTTCCGCATACAATCCGCCGAAGTCTTGCGGCGTTCATGA